In the Shewanella sp. OMA3-2 genome, one interval contains:
- the lipB gene encoding lipoyl(octanoyl) transferase LipB, which produces MPASTLHIRHLGMQDYQSVWHAMQEYTDTRDSDSQDELWVVEHQPVFTQGQAGKSEHILNPGDILVIQVDRGGQVTYHGPGQLVVYPLIDIKRNKMGVRQLVNNIEQSIVDMLAPYGVQAYAKADAPGVYVQERKLASLGLRIRKGCSFHGLALNVDMDLGPFQRINPCGYAGLEMVQCKALGGPQTVLEAGDKLIQTFSQVMGYQQLVHHQGLAE; this is translated from the coding sequence TTGCCAGCATCAACATTGCACATTCGCCATCTTGGTATGCAAGACTATCAATCCGTATGGCACGCCATGCAGGAATACACTGACACCCGTGACAGTGATAGCCAAGATGAACTATGGGTTGTCGAGCATCAACCTGTTTTTACCCAAGGTCAAGCGGGTAAAAGTGAGCATATTCTAAATCCTGGCGATATCCTGGTAATCCAAGTAGACCGTGGTGGTCAAGTCACCTATCATGGCCCTGGGCAGCTAGTGGTTTATCCGCTTATCGACATAAAACGTAATAAAATGGGCGTCAGGCAACTGGTTAACAACATAGAGCAAAGCATAGTGGATATGTTAGCGCCCTATGGTGTACAAGCTTACGCAAAAGCCGATGCCCCTGGCGTATATGTACAAGAACGCAAACTAGCCTCATTAGGCTTACGCATTCGAAAAGGCTGTTCATTCCACGGCTTAGCGTTAAACGTCGACATGGACTTAGGTCCATTTCAGCGTATTAACCCCTGTGGTTATGCCGGTCTTGAAATGGTGCAATGCAAAGCGCTCGGCGGCCCACAAACCGTACTTGAAGCTGGCGATAAACTCATTCAAACATTTAGCCAAGTTATGGGCTACCAACAACTTGTGCATCATCAAGGATTAGCAGAATAA
- the ybeD gene encoding DUF493 family protein YbeD, translated as MLNTTFDEVMTFPNACPFKVIGDADDTLADRVVAVAQQLAPGDYVPTVKASSKGSYYSITIRITVTSKEHIEKAYIDLAAIEGVKRVL; from the coding sequence ATGCTAAACACCACTTTTGATGAAGTAATGACGTTCCCTAATGCATGTCCATTTAAAGTTATTGGCGATGCTGATGACACCTTGGCCGATCGCGTCGTCGCTGTAGCCCAACAACTCGCCCCTGGTGATTATGTGCCAACCGTTAAAGCATCAAGCAAAGGCAGTTATTATTCGATTACGATCCGCATTACCGTCACCAGCAAAGAGCATATTGAAAAAGCGTATATTGATCTTGCCGCTATTGAGGGCGTAAAACGCGTACTCTAA
- a CDS encoding serine hydrolase produces MINIAKAPIATALLLSFVSFTSSANTPQPDARPTPNRAPMVTPDAPSVAAKAYVLMDYYSGRVIAEQNAYDSLNPASLTKMLTSYVIGHEVKVGNISMDDDVLITKNAWSKNFPDSSKMFIEVGKTVKVADLNRGIVIQSGNDACVAMAEHIAGTEGAFVDLMNSWAKQLGMNDSYFENSHGLDSDNHKTTAYDMAILGAALIRDVPEEYRVYSEKSFTFNGIKQYNRNGLLWDNSLKVDGIKTGHTSGAGYNLVSSATSDDGMRLITVVLGTSSESARKAESKKLLNYGFRFFETITPYKAGDTFVSQKIWYGDVDNVDLGVMTDTPITINRGKAKDLQANFELTKPLSAPLAKGETVGRVFFQLDGKDIAQYPLVTLNTVEEGSWISKLMDYFKQMFASWFE; encoded by the coding sequence ATGATAAATATTGCCAAAGCCCCAATTGCAACTGCACTGCTACTTTCTTTTGTGTCGTTTACTTCTTCTGCCAACACACCGCAGCCAGATGCACGCCCAACACCGAATCGTGCTCCAATGGTAACGCCTGACGCACCTAGTGTTGCGGCAAAAGCTTATGTATTGATGGATTATTATTCAGGCCGAGTGATCGCGGAACAAAATGCTTACGACAGCTTAAATCCTGCAAGTTTAACCAAAATGTTGACCAGCTATGTGATTGGCCATGAAGTAAAAGTGGGCAACATTTCAATGGATGATGATGTGCTTATCACCAAGAATGCCTGGTCAAAAAACTTCCCTGATTCATCAAAAATGTTTATTGAAGTCGGTAAAACCGTAAAGGTGGCTGATTTAAATCGCGGTATTGTTATTCAATCAGGTAATGATGCATGTGTGGCCATGGCTGAACATATTGCTGGCACAGAAGGTGCCTTTGTTGATTTAATGAACTCATGGGCAAAGCAGTTAGGCATGAATGACAGCTACTTTGAAAACTCTCACGGTTTAGACTCAGACAACCATAAAACGACCGCATACGATATGGCCATTTTAGGGGCGGCACTTATTCGTGATGTGCCTGAAGAATATCGTGTCTATTCAGAAAAATCTTTTACCTTTAATGGTATCAAACAGTACAACCGTAATGGGCTGCTGTGGGATAACAGTTTAAAAGTAGATGGCATTAAAACAGGGCATACATCTGGTGCGGGTTATAACTTAGTCTCATCAGCTACCAGTGACGATGGCATGCGTTTAATCACTGTCGTGTTAGGTACTAGCAGTGAGTCAGCCCGTAAAGCTGAAAGCAAAAAGTTACTTAACTATGGTTTCCGCTTTTTTGAAACCATCACACCGTATAAAGCGGGTGACACCTTTGTTAGCCAAAAAATCTGGTATGGTGATGTCGATAATGTTGACCTAGGTGTAATGACAGACACCCCTATCACTATCAATCGTGGTAAAGCCAAAGACTTACAAGCTAACTTTGAGCTAACTAAGCCATTAAGTGCACCACTTGCAAAAGGTGAAACTGTTGGTCGAGTATTCTTTCAACTAGATGGAAAAGACATTGCTCAATATCCTTTAGTGACATTAAATACCGTTGAAGAAGGTAGCTGGATCAGTAAATTGATGGACTACTTCAAACAAATGTTTGCTAGCTGGTTTGAATAA
- a CDS encoding septal ring lytic transglycosylase RlpA family protein produces the protein MQNNLYLPFTSMMLLLLMTACTSSSDGNKKASSGSSQSGRYQMADDRYPDDAPDVSKVKNAVPKYEAYTRQGNRNYTVLGKSYKVLPTGKGFSETGHASWYGAKFHGHLTSNGETYDMYTMSAAHKNLPLPSYVKVTNLENNKQIIVRVNDRGPFHNGRVIDLSYAGAYHLDMLAKGTAKVKIEVIYIESNDQRGISEATSNEVHYIQVAASQDKLRVNALAKELENKYGVSSRIVSSNGLHRVQLGPIGKIYLTNKLLDSLHNQGYPQSFIVP, from the coding sequence ATGCAAAATAATCTTTATTTACCCTTCACCAGCATGATGTTGTTATTACTTATGACAGCATGTACATCAAGTTCAGATGGTAATAAAAAAGCCAGCTCAGGAAGTAGTCAATCAGGTCGCTATCAGATGGCCGATGACCGTTATCCTGATGATGCGCCAGATGTCAGTAAAGTTAAAAATGCGGTGCCAAAATACGAAGCCTATACTCGCCAAGGCAATCGTAATTACACTGTTTTAGGCAAAAGCTATAAGGTGCTACCAACAGGTAAAGGCTTTTCCGAAACAGGTCATGCATCATGGTATGGGGCTAAGTTTCATGGCCACTTAACCTCAAATGGTGAAACCTATGATATGTATACCATGTCAGCCGCGCATAAAAATTTACCGCTGCCAAGTTACGTGAAAGTGACTAACCTTGAAAATAATAAACAAATTATTGTGAGGGTTAATGATCGCGGACCATTCCATAATGGGCGCGTGATTGATTTGTCCTATGCTGGAGCTTATCACCTAGATATGTTGGCAAAAGGCACCGCCAAAGTAAAAATCGAAGTGATTTACATAGAATCAAACGATCAGCGAGGCATCTCTGAGGCTACCAGTAACGAAGTTCATTATATTCAAGTTGCCGCATCTCAAGATAAGCTACGTGTGAATGCCCTAGCAAAAGAGCTCGAAAATAAATACGGTGTTTCGTCTCGGATAGTGTCAAGTAATGGCTTACATCGAGTTCAATTAGGCCCAATTGGTAAAATTTACTTAACCAATAAATTATTAGATAGCTTACATAACCAAGGTTACCCACAAAGCTTTATTGTTCCTTAA